Within Lytechinus pictus isolate F3 Inbred chromosome 7, Lp3.0, whole genome shotgun sequence, the genomic segment tgatatattggTTGTTTCtagaataaaatctatttggattttacagccatttttgtcaaaaatgttccaactaccggtaaccccggtctcccctacatatttttttgttttgttttttagatTGATTGcattctcttcctcttttttcccttcaaatATAACCATATGAACAGGAGCTTAAAGGACTCTTCAAAAGCTATGGCACAATAGAAAGTGTACGTTTCAGATCCATGGTAAGAATACATAAATATTTCATGCTGATATGTGATCTTCAAGCaagatatttttcaaattttttcaaattttgtatgggaTGATTTCACAATGCTTTATTACATGTCTTTTTCACAGTCAGGGTGTAATTTCTACCTTCTctgtcaaaatttcaacaacaaaaaaaatagacaaacaTTTCAACTTTAATCTTTACTAGTAATGGCCAAATTATGGATTTCTATTTGTTTTGCAGCTTAAACTATTTTGGaaacttggaaaaaaataatgataaactgTGACAAATGTgataaattttaacaaaaacatCATTTTATTGTAATTGCTCAAATGACAACATTTGTTTAAACATATTGCAAGGGCCATTTTTCATTTGccattttaaatttcttataagCTTGGAAAGCTTTTTTGGTCAAACCTGTTTGGttaaaagaaattattgaatgcatttttcaaattcaatgtaAAATGTGACTTAAATATCTTAATCTTTGAAATAAATCATCTTTCAAAAATGATGTCAAAGTGAAAGTTATACCATTTAGTTAGGTGTACTTACCAATGCAGAACGAAAAAGTTGAAAATTTTTTAGGCATGTGTCTCAAATGCTTCAGTTAACATAATTAATTGTTTCGTAGACTCTAACTCTGTTTTATTACATAAGTCCCACTATTTAGTGTAATACTTGCACAAATCTCAATTGATCtcatgaataatgaaataaaaaaacttattaaaaatgataacatgaaTATTCAAGTTATTTATCAGGTAAAAAGATTGTCATAAggtcatatttttcaattccaTGGAAGTCTTTCTTTAACAAACTCCAAAATCGGTTTAATTGGATTGTCTTTTGGTTAAGAATTTAGCTGTGGTTATGCAACACAACAAATAAAAGGAAAGTTTTGTGAATACTGCTTCAACAATGTACCAAAACTGCTCCCCAGAAAAACTTACATCAGCAAAGACTGCAGCTTTCTTGTACTTGTCTGGTTTACATAGCCATCATTTTTTTACCAGAAGTTTAACTTCTAGTCCCCTGACTGTGTTCAGAAAATTGTGTGCAATGTGCTGAAAGTGTTCAACAATGCGGTGGTCATGTGTCAGATCATCAGGAAGCATGACTTAGGAATCTCTCGTGAATTTGCCATTTGAGGGATCAACATAGTAGACAACTATTGGATGCACTGTAACTTTTTTTCACCCAGTGGGCAGACTTTATATCATCGTGGTATTTGGCAGAGAAGTTTCTTCCAAAGTCCTGTATCATCATGACGATTCCTGGTATCTTTTGCTCCTTGACTGCCCCCTTCAATACCTTTTCTATCTGGTAGATCTGCCAATAAGCAGTAAGCAGATTAGAGATGAACGACATTCCTTTTATTGGTGAAATCACATCCTGAAAAATCTCATCAGTAACCTTATTGGcagtacctttttttttttggttgtaaGGACTTGTCGACCGGTTTCTGTCTCGACAAACTTCccaatttctttctttgtcaATGTCATCTTGTTCATTTCTTATTTCTCCTATGATACTGATCCTCTCCCACTGTGTCTATGAATGGGGCATAAAAGGTCTTCATGGTTCTTTCAAGGCTGTTGCTTTTACAACAAATTCCATTCACACATCTTGGTTTGTGAAACCCATTCCTATCTGGTTTCTCACAAGTCAGCATATTGTTCAGCTCCTTTTCATCACTGATTCTGCTGTCTTTCAACTCTTCTTCCTGCTTCATCGATCCGATTTGGTAATCTATTGCTCTCAGCTTCTCCTGGATGTTCACACAGTACAcacagaaaataacattttgaaaaccactgttCGGAATACAAAGTTTGTTAGCTAttgttaaaggaaaatgaagccTCCGAAACAAAAAATTGGAACACCCCGTTCTCAGAAATAAAGAAGCAGTCACACTAAAAAACCTATCTGGTATTTTTCATTGAACATCTAACTTTACATTCTGCATAACAAAAGTAATCCTTGACATTCCAGAAATAATACAGGGCATTATGAAAAAGTCAATGTATTTCATGTACAAAAAAGAGGTGCAATTTGGGTACTAAAGTGCCTGCCAAAATTAAACAAAGTAATGAGTGAAGATGTCTATGCTAGCCAAGGTAGCATATAAGTAGGTTACTCATATGCCAAAATATATTTGGATTCTGTGTTTTATGAGATCACTAGAGATAAAAAcgttgaaatttcagagttacaTCCTTTACTGTGAAAATGACCATATAAGTTGATCCCTAGCTTCAATCTGCTTTTTAAAGCATTGGTAGTTACAAtacaggggtggtattctgatatCCATTTTATCCATTTCAGGTATTTAGCCTTGAAATCTTTCcaaatcaattataaaaaaatgaaaacttaaaaaaaagtgtttaaatATGCACAGTCTATGTAACAGTAGAAACGATGATCATGTGATCGGCTCTCGACCAATCATTTGATTAGGATCCATATATCCATTCTATAAGCTGTATTGGGAAATTCTGTGTTCTTCTTGAATTCCATGAAcgtgattttctgttttctgTATTGTTGAAAACAGACGActtaactataaaaaaaaaccatacatttgaataatgataataaataattttgtatgttttaatTACTTTCAGGGTGTAGCTGATCCCAGCATGTCAAAGAAAGTAGCAGCAATAAAGTAAGTTGATAATCACCGTTGGGGCATCCATACTTTAATTATAAAATGATAGATCATAAAATAAACAcccacacaattttttttcatctttttcatcttgTTTGAATATGATGTTAAATGAccttttatgaaataattcataGTAGGTCCAGGCCTGCCAACTGTCCCGATTTTCAACTTTCAACTAAAATCCAGGAGCTCTGTCCTTGAACCCCACCAGTGGGTAGTTGGACACCCGGCCATTGGTTGTCCAGATTTTCTAACTGTTGGCAGGTATGTAGGGCTGAGTCATGTTGggaattgttcttttttttaattgaaatttggATGGCTTCTTACTGTCAGATTCCAGTATTTGCCTTTGCCTAGTCtgttgtgcaaacccttcacgtCATCTGAATATGCAGCATAAGGTGAACAGAATCCCCTTACgttcattgaatttgaaaaagcAGGGTTGTATTTGTACTAGTCTTGTGTTAAGACCCAGTTGTTGATCAAAGTTACAATCAAAATATTCAAGTCTTCCAGCATCACAAAGTCAGGCCTAATACTTAACATCCCATTGACATGGATGTTAAATACCCATAAATGCTGACTTTTATAAGTTTGCCCCAacttctttttttcagattctaagaaaatttgaatttggttTATCATTTACGATTTAATTAGACAGGAACTGAATCCCAAGAGAACATCCTTCAATGCTTATATTGTCTTTGAGGAAGAGAAGTGTGCCCAAGCTGCTTTAGAAAGGTATTACACTTGAAGCTAGTGGTAAATACACTGAGCAGTAATTAAGAGAGGGGCTGTTAAAGGAAAAATATGCTGTAATCTGAAGTTGattatggaaaataaaataggaCAAGATTACAAAATGAGCTGTGACCCTACAACCCCTTAagcaattttcataaaaatagtgCCACAAGATGCACACAAAAAATTGTCTAAATGATTACATGATGTAGATGGTCATGGATTAATCATGAATCTTgtgccaggggggggggcattaactTGAAGTTTGATTTCATGGTTTACATCATGAGAAAACCTAGCAAATTAGAAAGATGTGGTGACCCCATAGAGTCCATGATTTATCAAAGTTAAACCAGAGTTCAAAATGTCTAAAGGGGCTTTCCTGTTTGTTTTGGATTGTCACTTTACGTATAGTTTAAAGTTGTTCTTGTGTCACAAATGTAACCAAGTATTGGCAGTTTGACAGAAATTATCAAAAAGATTGACAACAATGTAAATGCTTCAATGTTTGTGTATTACAATCTCTTCTCATTCATTGACAGCAATGGCAGGCTAGTGAACAAACATCATATGAGAGTGGATATAGCAAGCAACAACAAGAAGGTATGAAAAACAGACAAATTTGGGTCACATTGGAAATATGTAAGAGGAGAATTGAAATGTTAAAATAggggaaaagaggaagaaagaaccAACAAATAGTTTTGAAGAGAGAGAActatgtcatggaaccattcaATACccattatttaattatttacatCATCTGTAAAGTGCTTTAATAAAGAATGTCATTGAGATGCTCTTTGATTGTGATAATCTCTATATTTAAGCAgagtattagtattattgtttAGAATAAAATTAGAGTCACTTCATGTGGAATATTCTTTGCATCCCATTGatatgaatcatttttttttcatcatttctttATTGTAGCATGACATGAAGCATTCTCTGTTTATTGGTAACCTCCCCTTCAACATTGACGATGAAGCCGTCAGAAATCACTTTCAGGAGTTTGGAACTGTTCAAGGAGTGAGGCTCATCAGAGACAAAGCCACTGGAATGGGAAAGGGCTTCGGATACGTGCTCTTTGAGGTAATCTTTGTAAGCCTAGATCGATACGATGTGATAAAGCTgggtaacatttttaaaaaattgttcagATACTGTGGCATAAAGCTGTATGTAATACCCAATGCATTAAGGCCACCCCACACCCTATGACCCGACCAGTCTACGACTAGCTTGCGACTAAgtaggggagatgtgacgtcacagctcttgttAGCTTGAGAGTTGCAGACCGGTTAGAGACAAACCGCAAGGAAACTCGTTAGGATTTTACATGTTGAATCCTTACAACTGGATCACAAGCTCAATCcaattttcagccaatcagactgCAGATTCGCACATAAATACTGACGCATACTCGAAGTGCAAtgcgcatacgcagtagtaagcgtCATTTTCTCAGTTGCGAAGGcaaagcaaaaagcgcatgcatGAGTTGCAGACAAAAGGGTAGTCAGaccgcaaggtgtgcggtgtcgaggtttatgactaccttgcgattcatgTTCCCTCACtcggtcgcagaccagtcgggtgtgcggtggcctttacgtGCTTCAATTCTTATGTCACTTTCCCACCAGGGAAACTGACCCCAGGGCCCTGTCATaaaaagagttacaactgatccaatcaacctctactgtatggaaatccatcaatgttatgacttttttttctcctaatATATAGCATGTCtagaatattttaaaagaaaccTGCATTGcaaatgttgatgttgctggctttccatagttgtggttgatccgATTAATCACAACTTTACGGAGCCCAGATCAACAAaatctattacattatttctAATGACATAGCATCAGTGGGACTGGCGTCTGTTTCGCTGGTGTGAATGTGGAGCTAAAGTTGATCCTAGAGTTGTTCAAGCAAATTCATAACACCATTATGATTTCattatgttattattgttacctTTAATGTAGGAAGGAAGTCCTCTGCAAAGAAATGCTCTTCTGATACCCTTTACCTTCAAAATATGaccaaacaagaaaaaaagcgGAAATGTTTtggcaaaatatttttgtataatcCCATACACATATTTCATTGACAtggttgaatgaatgaatgaatgaaattgacGGTTTGAAAATATTGCCACAACGCTTATTGTTGGATATATTGTGATCAACATCACTGTGCTAGAGTATGAAATGCAATTTCAGTCTCTTTCTATTTTCTCAATTCAAAACAGGATTCTTCTTCAGTCGAGTTTGCATTGAAGATGGATGGCAGTAAACTGAAAGGAAGATCACTGAGAGTGAAAAGAGCAgtcaagaaagaaaaacaaaaagaacaaaTATCCTTTACAATACAGTTCTCCTTCTGATTAGACCTAGTTCTGATGATTAAATGGGCTCCATAAGgataaatgatgatggtgatggtagtgatgatgatgataaagttgATGGTCAGTGCCTTGGTGAGATGATCATGTGAATTTaaagtgatggtggtgatgatggtagtgatgatgatgattatgatgactgtgatgattgttgatgatgatgattatgatgatgacgatgaggatgatggttatggtgatggtggtggtgatagtgatgatagttATGTTAATGAGTATGGTAATGATGGTGCTGATGTTGATGATCATGAttgcagtggtggtggtgatgatagtgagatgatgatgaaagacGGTTATATCCAGCTCGTAAAAATGTGCAAAGTAATTTCTTTAACAACCACCTTCACAGAGATTCTAATACCAGGGGTAAGAGTGTTCATAGGAGGAGTAACTCCAAATCAAGAGGCGGGTCAGGATTCCAAGGAAAAGCAGGACCCCGAAGGCCACAGTCCAAGGGTAAAGTGAAAAGGAAGCAGAAGGCTGGAGGAAGCCACAAAGGCAAGCAGAAGAGGTGATACCTTCATGGATTACTTGGagcacaaaatacaaaaaataaaaaacaaactgaGAGATATAGATGAAAGTGAAGAGAATATAGAAGCCTGGATGTAGCTACAAGGACAAGCTGAAGAAACGTTTTCAAGGATTCATTAGTCTCCTTGAAACACTATGACATCCCAGGGGAAATTATGTACTATGCTCATTTCTAGTGATAAAGAGCACACTGGAATCATGAATCAGCAAGCGATCTTGGCTTAAAAGTGGTTTGTGTGATGTGATTACCAtatcttaattaaaaaaataagccaAATCTCAAGCAAATCCTCCTCTGACACAAATACACAGATCGATCAagcctcttttttttattgttgcaaGCCTCCACGTCTCGAACACAGTTTTCCATAGACACAATACCTTCAGAAAGATCATTCTGTTGCATAACGATGTACAACTGTGTATCATATAACATGACTAATACCCTTGTGGGCTGCAATGACATCACTCAAAGGGCCAATAACTGAGTCCTGATGTACTCTCCAGCTTAGAAGATATTCATCAGATAGAGCTCCATTAACGACGACTATTTACTTCCGGTTCTTTAGGTATGACTTCAGCCATTTAAGAGTAGTGCATCCTATGCAATTTCTTTGACTGCAGCATTGGATCTTCATGTCATGGTCGATAGTATTGAATGCTGCTGAATAATCTAGCAACACTAAGATGGCCTCCTGTCCTTTGTCTAATGCCGGCAAAAGACCATTTGAGACCCAAATGAGTGCGGATTATTTGGAATGACCATCTTGATATGCTGACTGCCTAGGAGGAAAGGAGGTAACCTAGTACGTAGCTGTCTGACAACAATAAGTTCTCATAGAAACATCTGGTATGTGATTGGTTGATACTTTGCCACGTTCTCTACATCCAGCCGAGGCTTTTTCAGGATTGGTTTACCATGTGAAATCTTGAATAAGGATGGGACAATTCCTGAAGTAAGTGAAGAATTCACAAGCTTTGTTATGAACGGCATGAGTACATCAAGACATTTCTTGAAGAGCCAGGTGGGGGCTGGATCAAGTTGACAAGATTTAGATGGACTCTCCTTGATAACCTTGATGATGTCATCCTCAGACAGAAGATTGAATTTTAAGAATGAAGCATGATCAGTCTCACAGAATTCAATTAGATTCTTGAagtttcaataaaaagagatgTGCGATAAAGTTACGTCAATTTAACTAATCTTCCTTTTTCCGAATGCATCAATAACCAAATGAAATTAATCTTTTATAGTTATACTATAATAGATTTATGTATCTTGCTCGCAAGAAGGTAACCAGTGAAGTAACAAGTCAGCCACATATTGCGATTCCTTGGCTGAACAAGGAACCAAATCATGGTTTTAAATACATTTCCTCAAATCGATATTATACCTAGGCATTTATAAATCGTAAGAGATTTGATCGAATAAGGTGGTATTTAGTCAGTTTTCTCCAACTTCCTGGTTCCATAGTTTGGTATATAAAAGTTGATGCAGGATGAAGGTTTTATCAGTAGGACATAGGCAGAACCATTGTCAATGGAGTTTGATTAAGATATtaactaaattttttttctaatccaAGGTTAATTTCAGCAACATAATTGGCTATTTCTATCAGTCATATGAAGTCATACCTTTCATGATAGAAAAGGCAGGCTGATCACGAGCTCTCATTTTCCACTCTTCTTGGGAACCCTTTTCTCTAACTGGAAGGCAAAGCTGCACACCAAACATTTTACTCTTGTAGCTTTATTTTGGTCCTTAGTCTAAAAGCCTCTTctatctcttctttcatttgtaGGGGTATTTTGGTTCACCTACACTTTagattttccttctctctttccccctgTGGAGCTAGTTGATGGACTCACTGTTTTCTGGTTGTTAAGGTAGTGACTTTGTAACTTCCGCTGATTCTCTGGCACTAGCTGCCTCCTCAATTCTTTGCATATCTAGCAGGGATGAACTTTGAATTTCCTTTGTTCTCACATTTTTCCACTCTGCTTGGGAACCCTTTTCTctaacttaaaggtcaagtccatcccagaaaaatgtagatttgaataaatagagaaaaatcaaactagcataatgctgaaaatttcatcaaaatctgatgtaaaataagaaagttatgacattttttaaaagtttcgtttatttttcacaaaacagtgatatgcacaactcagtgaaatgcaaatgagacagtcgatgatgtccctcactcactatttcttttgtttttttattgtttgaattatacaatatttcatttttttacagattagacaattaggaccaacttgactgaaccatataatatcaaacaacgctaattccacatgttcagggaagaattaattgttgtttcacttgacaatggggagaaaattcgaatatttcatattttacataataaaatacaaaagaaatagtgagtggatgacgtcatcagtctcctcatttgcataccgaccaggatgtgcacataactattttgtgaaattaagcgaaactttaaaatgtcataactttcttattttacatcagattttgacgaaattttcagtgttatgtttgttggattttcctctttttattcaaatcaactttcttggggtggacttgtcctttacaGGCAAAGTTGCACACCAAACATTCTACTCTTGTAGCTTTATTTTGGTCCTTAGTCTAAAAGCCTATTctatctcttctttcatttgtaGGGGTATTTTGGTTCACCTACACTTTAGagtttccttctctctttcccccctgTGGAGCTAGTTGATGGACTCTCTGTTTTCTGGTTGTTAAGGTAGTGACTTTGTAACTTCCGCTGATTCTCTGACACTAGCTGCCTCCTTAATTCTTTGCATATTtattagtccagtcaatctagccagaatagggggtAACCCACTACTAATTGCAACACTggatattccactgcaatgctttccaggaaggtccccttaacaacatactaaaagtcccaaaaaatccaagcagtgaaaatttatgaaatttgcatattatgcaaattagccataaaaagttagaaaaataaggaaaatagtccaaagattacaaattaagtgtcaaaaacaatttaatttgagcgaaaattaatgataaataactgtattcaatgtttttattcaaaagcgccaaaaaatctacctcagttgcatattatgcaaataagcatccttatatggaaaaaaatgtcaagatattgtgattgttCTCATcagggttggcacgttttaaacggtgtgttttaaaacatgttttaaaacgcgttttaaaacacccgttttttttacaaaaaaaacgtgttttaaaacacctcatagacttgtgtgttataaatatgcatggtcatggatgtgattttagatgaatatttttttatacttttatttcttaagtggcacattattttcttctaactagATCTCTTTCTCGACAccactctttttctctttccccccttaTCCCCCTTTCTCCATCCCTTTGTCATGTTCCTTGAAATCCTCTtgttcaattgtgcacatcaatctatattaagaatattctcattATAACAAACATGAGTGTTGTGCtttaaaataagctcaaatatggaacttgaatgaaatggaagtgttgcacaagcataatattttacaaatagacTGTAAAACTGACATTGTATTCTTGAGGTACACACAAAAGCaggtgaaactttgcgcttTGTAAATATGAAGAAAAGTACTTAAATTCAGTATAAGATAGTCAGCAAGCAAACCTTAAAAGACAAATCCACCACAAGAAAAATgtatgctgaaaatttcgtcaaaatcagatgcaaaataataaagttttgcttaattttgcaaaacagttatatgctcatcttggtcggtatgcaaatgaaggggactgatga encodes:
- the LOC129265296 gene encoding RNA-binding protein 34-like — protein: MEGKQKRKRTKKEKKKKADNQSGDDYVPGSIANFLGSDHDKMDQHQSGSKALSSFFQPSMMSKQSAFPSKAGKDAPKGKVTKDKTNIESKSEEETFDEGETKILLDESRLDGELSEEAEVKDLKRKAQDDDDEDVGPKKKRKPLQEPMDPAVLDRTVFVGNLPVNIKKNELKGLFKSYGTIESVRFRSMGVADPSMSKKVAAIKQELNPKRTSFNAYIVFEEEKCAQAALESNGRLVNKHHMRVDIASNNKKHDMKHSLFIGNLPFNIDDEAVRNHFQEFGTVQGVRLIRDKATGMGKGFGYVLFEDSSSVEFALKMDGSKLKGRSLRVKRAVKKEKQKEQRDSNTRGKSVHRRSNSKSRGGSGFQGKAGPRRPQSKGKVKRKQKAGGSHKGKQKR